One window of the Thermodesulfobacteriota bacterium genome contains the following:
- a CDS encoding deoxyguanosinetriphosphate triphosphohydrolase: MGNNIREILEEQEEQVLHPRATRSRASKGRQRPEPECDIRPAFQHDRDRILHSKAFRRLKHKTQVFLAPAGDHYRTRLTHTLEVSQIGRTLARALRLNESLVEAVALAHDLGHTPFGHAGEAVLHRLKPGGFHHSAQSLRVVDLLERDGQGLNLTAEVREGIPFHTKGKGEILRPAATLEAQAVRLADLVAYLNHDVDDALRAGVIRRDEIPRDIRERLGESHGQRIDTMVRDAIGETLRRDLAAVALSNEVHAASVALRQFLYERVYENPRVHDDFVKASKILEELYRRFLQEPAWFLETLAQRIPGESVEALAADFVAGMTDRYALALYEKVFMPQPWKVL, translated from the coding sequence ATGGGCAACAACATCCGCGAGATCCTCGAGGAACAGGAGGAGCAGGTCCTCCACCCCCGGGCCACCCGGTCCCGGGCGAGCAAGGGGCGGCAGCGGCCCGAGCCGGAGTGCGACATTCGCCCGGCTTTTCAGCACGACCGCGACCGGATCCTGCACTCCAAGGCGTTCCGGCGCTTGAAGCACAAGACCCAGGTATTCCTGGCGCCCGCGGGCGATCACTACCGCACGCGGCTCACCCACACCCTCGAGGTGAGCCAGATCGGCCGCACCCTGGCCCGGGCGCTGCGGCTCAACGAGAGCCTGGTGGAAGCGGTGGCCCTGGCTCACGACCTGGGGCACACTCCCTTCGGGCACGCGGGCGAGGCGGTGCTCCACCGGCTCAAGCCCGGCGGATTCCATCACTCGGCCCAGAGCCTGCGGGTGGTGGACCTCCTGGAGCGAGACGGACAGGGCCTCAACCTCACGGCCGAGGTGCGCGAGGGCATTCCGTTCCACACCAAGGGCAAGGGGGAAATCCTGCGGCCGGCTGCCACCCTCGAAGCCCAGGCGGTTCGCCTGGCCGACCTGGTGGCCTACCTGAACCACGACGTGGACGACGCCTTGCGCGCGGGCGTGATCCGCCGCGACGAGATCCCCCGGGACATCCGGGAGCGCCTGGGCGAATCCCACGGCCAGCGGATCGACACCATGGTGCGGGACGCCATCGGGGAGACCCTGCGCCGGGACCTGGCCGCGGTGGCCCTGAGCAATGAAGTGCACGCGGCTTCGGTTGCCCTGCGCCAGTTCCTGTACGAGCGGGTGTACGAGAACCCCCGAGTCCATGACGACTTCGTCAAGGCGAGCAAGATCCTCGAAGAGCTCTACCGGCGTTTCTTGCAGGAACCTGCGTGGTTTCTGGAAACCCTGGCACAACGGATCCCCGGGGAGAGCGTGGAGGCCCTCGCCGCGGACTTCGTGGCGGGCATGACCGACCGGTACGCCCTTGCCCTGTACGAGAAGGTGTTCATGCCCCAGCCGTGGAAGGTGTTGTAG
- a CDS encoding response regulator — MPRNLLVVDDSPTIWEAVRCALTGEDWAVTAVATRAQALEAIRRSLPDVVLCDVALGQEDGYQVCRALRVEAAGAWLPVILMGGTVSENLASGAGAVGVFAKPFQSDELLDVLQTALEKAPMAPEEEELLSFEPVVDPGLGAEAAPSPVGSADEVEIIDLSEGEDLPDVEFLEDLEPLSAPFPAAAPGPREPLSFSDGPLDLDALAEDVGPETPAARGLGREELGGAGPVEFDLSDFETQPEPDRAPGAPRPAGEGSLLPELDLLRLEEPEASGAPSVEPEPEDLLEDIDLEGWAEEDLPAAPEVAPLPRAAAVQAEDRAGAPTPAGSFDFDFGLEDLEPLPSEGAAEPAAGLAPAA, encoded by the coding sequence ATGCCCAGGAACCTGCTCGTCGTCGACGACAGCCCCACCATTTGGGAGGCCGTGCGCTGTGCCCTGACCGGAGAGGATTGGGCCGTAACCGCGGTCGCCACCCGGGCGCAGGCCCTGGAAGCGATCCGGCGTAGCCTGCCCGACGTCGTGCTCTGCGACGTGGCCCTGGGGCAGGAGGACGGCTACCAGGTGTGCCGCGCCCTGCGGGTGGAGGCGGCCGGGGCGTGGCTTCCGGTCATCCTCATGGGGGGTACGGTGAGCGAGAACCTGGCCTCCGGGGCGGGGGCGGTCGGGGTGTTTGCCAAGCCCTTCCAGTCCGACGAGCTCCTGGACGTCCTCCAGACCGCCCTGGAGAAGGCCCCCATGGCTCCGGAGGAGGAGGAACTCCTCTCGTTCGAGCCGGTGGTCGACCCAGGCCTGGGGGCCGAGGCGGCCCCGTCCCCGGTGGGGAGCGCGGACGAGGTGGAGATCATCGACCTTTCCGAAGGGGAAGACCTTCCGGACGTGGAGTTCCTCGAAGACCTGGAGCCCCTTTCGGCGCCGTTTCCAGCCGCCGCGCCCGGCCCGCGGGAACCCCTGTCCTTTTCGGACGGTCCCCTGGATCTGGACGCCCTGGCAGAAGATGTGGGGCCCGAGACGCCTGCCGCCCGCGGACTCGGCCGGGAAGAGCTCGGGGGCGCGGGGCCCGTGGAGTTCGACCTTTCGGATTTCGAGACGCAGCCCGAGCCGGATCGGGCCCCGGGAGCGCCGCGGCCCGCCGGAGAGGGCTCCCTGCTGCCGGAGCTGGACCTCCTGCGCCTGGAGGAGCCCGAGGCTTCCGGTGCGCCGTCGGTGGAACCGGAGCCGGAGGACCTTCTGGAGGACATCGACCTGGAGGGGTGGGCCGAAGAGGATCTTCCGGCCGCGCCGGAGGTGGCCCCGCTCCCCCGGGCTGCCGCCGTGCAAGCGGAAGACCGCGCGGGGGCCCCGACACCGGCGGGCTCTTTCGACTTCGACTTTGGCCTCGAGGACCTGGAGCCCCTGCCCTCCGAGGGGGCGGCGGAGCCGGCCGCAGGCCTGGCCCCGGCTGC
- a CDS encoding valine--tRNA ligase has protein sequence MSDSSPCDRPAELGSYDPHPIEEKWYARWVSAGVFHADPASPKPPYAIVIPPPNVTGNLHMGHALNNTLQDVLIRYKRMDGFEALWMPGTDHAGIATQNVVERMLAQEGTSREALGREAFVARVWKWREESGGTIIRQLRRLGASCDWERERFTMDEGLSRAVREVFCRLYDEGLIYRGDYITNWCPRCHTALSDLEVEHEDAQGRLWHLRYPFADGSGEVAVATTRPETMLGDTAVAVHPEDERYRGQVGKTLVLPLVGREIPLLADAAVDPSFGTGAVKVTPAHDPTDFAIGLRHDLPQVAVIGKDGAMTPEAGAAYAGLDRYEARKKVLADLEAAGALLREEPHAHAVGHCYRCHTAIEPLVSRQWFVRVQTLAEAALAAVRDGRTRIVPSQWEKTYFHWMENIRDWCISRQIWWGHRIPAFTCRACGALSVVQDDPAACPRCGSLEIEQETDVLDTWFSSALWPFSTMGWPDRTPELVKFYPTSALVTGFDILFFWVARMMMMGLKFMGEVPFREVYIHALVRDEAGQKMSKSKGNVIDPLEVIDRHGADAFRFTLCAFAAQGRDVRLSADRIEGYARFVNKVWNAAKFALMNVADLDPKAPEVPFGELLPQDRWVLTRLRGAVAEVRRALDAYEFDKAAGAAYQFLWREFCDWYIELAKRPLYGAGDSRARLGTQQTLVRALDAIFRLLHPFMPFVTEELWSRLPWPGFLGQRPDCLARAPFPRTQALPADEAAAARVELVQAAVSAVRNVRGESNVPPSRKITALFQGEEAVLAVLREEREALSALAGIGELGFFPADAPKPEKAAVAVAPGLEIFLPLAGLLDLGEEERRLRKELEKAEAEWSKLAAKLANPQFADRAPPAVVEKEKARAADAQEALAKLRASLERVLSAA, from the coding sequence ATGAGCGATTCCTCCCCCTGCGACCGGCCGGCCGAGCTCGGTTCCTACGATCCCCATCCCATCGAAGAGAAGTGGTACGCGCGCTGGGTGTCGGCCGGCGTCTTCCACGCCGACCCGGCCTCCCCCAAGCCCCCCTACGCCATCGTGATCCCCCCGCCCAACGTCACGGGCAACCTCCACATGGGGCACGCCCTGAACAACACCCTCCAGGACGTGCTCATCCGCTACAAGCGCATGGACGGGTTCGAGGCCCTGTGGATGCCCGGCACCGACCATGCGGGGATCGCCACCCAGAATGTGGTGGAGCGGATGCTGGCCCAGGAGGGGACCTCGCGCGAGGCCCTGGGCCGCGAGGCCTTCGTGGCCCGGGTGTGGAAGTGGCGGGAGGAGTCCGGCGGCACCATCATCCGCCAGCTCCGGCGCCTGGGAGCCTCCTGCGACTGGGAGCGGGAGCGCTTCACCATGGACGAGGGCCTGTCCCGGGCCGTGCGCGAGGTCTTCTGCCGTCTCTACGACGAGGGCCTCATCTACCGGGGGGACTACATCACCAACTGGTGCCCCCGCTGCCACACGGCGCTCTCGGATCTGGAGGTGGAGCACGAAGACGCCCAGGGCCGCCTGTGGCACCTGCGCTACCCCTTCGCCGACGGCTCGGGGGAGGTCGCGGTGGCCACTACCCGCCCGGAGACCATGCTCGGCGACACGGCGGTGGCGGTGCACCCCGAGGACGAGCGCTACCGCGGGCAGGTGGGCAAGACCCTGGTGCTGCCCCTGGTGGGGAGGGAGATCCCGCTCCTGGCCGACGCCGCGGTGGACCCCTCCTTCGGCACGGGGGCCGTGAAGGTCACTCCGGCCCACGACCCCACGGACTTCGCCATCGGCCTGCGTCACGATCTGCCCCAGGTGGCGGTCATCGGCAAGGATGGGGCCATGACCCCCGAGGCCGGGGCGGCCTACGCGGGGCTCGACCGGTACGAGGCTCGAAAGAAGGTCCTGGCCGACCTGGAGGCCGCGGGCGCGCTCCTTCGCGAGGAGCCCCACGCCCACGCCGTGGGGCACTGCTACCGGTGCCACACCGCCATCGAGCCCCTGGTCTCGCGCCAGTGGTTCGTGCGGGTGCAGACGCTGGCCGAGGCGGCGCTCGCGGCGGTGCGCGACGGGCGCACCCGCATCGTCCCTTCCCAATGGGAGAAGACCTACTTCCACTGGATGGAGAACATCCGCGACTGGTGCATCTCGCGTCAGATCTGGTGGGGCCACCGTATTCCGGCCTTCACGTGCCGGGCCTGCGGGGCCCTGTCCGTGGTCCAGGACGATCCGGCCGCGTGCCCCCGCTGCGGGTCTCTGGAGATCGAGCAGGAAACCGACGTCCTCGACACCTGGTTCTCGTCGGCGCTGTGGCCCTTCTCCACCATGGGGTGGCCCGACCGCACCCCCGAGCTCGTCAAGTTCTACCCCACGAGCGCCCTGGTCACAGGGTTCGACATCCTCTTCTTCTGGGTCGCCCGGATGATGATGATGGGGCTGAAGTTCATGGGAGAGGTGCCCTTCCGGGAGGTGTACATCCACGCCCTGGTCCGGGACGAGGCGGGGCAGAAGATGTCCAAGAGCAAGGGCAACGTCATCGACCCCCTGGAGGTGATCGATCGGCACGGCGCCGATGCCTTCCGCTTCACCCTGTGCGCCTTCGCGGCCCAGGGGCGCGACGTGCGCCTCTCCGCCGACCGGATCGAGGGGTACGCGCGCTTCGTCAACAAGGTCTGGAACGCGGCCAAGTTCGCCCTGATGAACGTGGCGGACCTGGATCCGAAGGCTCCCGAGGTGCCCTTCGGGGAGCTCCTGCCCCAGGACCGGTGGGTCCTCACCCGGCTTCGGGGGGCCGTTGCCGAGGTGCGCCGGGCGCTCGACGCCTACGAGTTCGACAAGGCGGCGGGGGCCGCGTACCAGTTCCTGTGGCGGGAGTTCTGCGACTGGTACATTGAGCTGGCCAAGCGGCCGCTCTACGGCGCCGGGGACTCCCGAGCCCGCCTGGGGACGCAGCAGACCCTGGTGCGGGCGCTCGACGCCATCTTCCGGCTGCTGCACCCCTTCATGCCGTTCGTCACCGAGGAGCTCTGGAGCCGGCTGCCCTGGCCCGGGTTCCTGGGGCAGCGGCCGGACTGCCTCGCCCGGGCCCCCTTTCCGCGCACGCAGGCCCTGCCCGCCGACGAGGCGGCCGCGGCCCGGGTGGAGCTCGTCCAGGCGGCGGTATCGGCGGTCCGAAACGTGCGGGGCGAGAGCAACGTGCCCCCCTCCCGGAAGATCACCGCCCTCTTCCAGGGGGAAGAGGCGGTGCTCGCGGTCCTTCGGGAGGAGCGAGAAGCGCTCTCGGCCCTGGCGGGGATCGGGGAGCTCGGGTTCTTCCCTGCGGATGCCCCCAAGCCGGAGAAGGCCGCCGTGGCCGTGGCTCCCGGCCTGGAGATCTTCCTGCCCCTGGCCGGCCTCCTGGACCTGGGGGAGGAGGAGCGGCGGCTGCGCAAGGAACTCGAGAAGGCCGAGGCCGAGTGGTCGAAGCTCGCGGCCAAGCTGGCGAACCCCCAGTTCGCAGACCGGGCCCCCCCCGCCGTGGTGGAGAAGGAAAAGGCCCGGGCGGCCGACGCCCAGGAGGCCCTCGCCAAGCTCCGGGCGAGCCTCGAGCGCGTCCTCTCGGCCGCGTGA
- the nadC gene encoding carboxylating nicotinate-nucleotide diphosphorylase produces the protein MDFPRLAADRVLRAALEEDVGPGDVTTQAAVPAGTRTRAALIAKEPLRLAGLPGFVRTFELLEGGELRWELLCREGEEVAAGARVLRVEGDARVLLTGERTALNLLQRLSGIATLTARWTRHLAGTRARLVDTRKTTPGLRALEKYAVRVGGGANHRTGLFDGVLLKENHLRAAGGIAAAVAGARRRAPHTLRIEVEVTNLQELREALDAGADAVLLDNMGLPEMAEAVRRTGGRALLEASGGVTEERLRVIAETGVDLISAGALTHSARAVDLSLLFEP, from the coding sequence GTGGACTTTCCCCGCCTTGCCGCCGACCGGGTGCTCCGGGCCGCCCTGGAGGAAGACGTGGGCCCCGGGGACGTGACCACCCAGGCCGCGGTCCCCGCCGGCACCCGGACCCGGGCGGCGCTGATCGCCAAGGAGCCCCTGCGCCTGGCGGGCCTGCCCGGCTTCGTGCGGACCTTCGAGCTCCTGGAGGGGGGGGAGCTTCGCTGGGAGCTCCTCTGCCGGGAGGGAGAGGAGGTGGCCGCCGGCGCCCGGGTCCTGCGGGTGGAGGGGGACGCCCGGGTCCTCCTCACGGGGGAGCGCACGGCGCTCAACCTCCTCCAGCGCCTCTCGGGGATCGCCACCCTCACGGCCCGGTGGACCCGGCACCTGGCGGGCACCCGGGCGCGCCTGGTGGACACCCGCAAGACCACCCCGGGCCTGCGGGCCCTGGAGAAGTACGCGGTGCGGGTGGGGGGCGGGGCGAACCACCGCACGGGGCTCTTCGACGGGGTGCTCCTCAAGGAAAACCACCTTCGGGCCGCCGGGGGCATCGCCGCCGCGGTGGCGGGGGCCCGGCGCCGGGCGCCCCACACCCTGCGGATCGAGGTGGAGGTGACCAACCTCCAGGAGCTCCGCGAGGCCCTGGACGCGGGCGCCGACGCCGTGCTCCTGGACAACATGGGGCTCCCCGAGATGGCCGAGGCCGTGCGCCGGACCGGGGGCCGGGCGCTCCTGGAGGCCTCGGGGGGCGTCACCGAGGAGCGCCTGCGGGTCATCGCCGAGACGGGGGTTGATCTCATCTCCGCCGGTGCGCTCACCCACTCGGCCCGGGCCGTGGACCTCTCGTTGCTCTTCGAACCGTAG